The Aerosakkonema funiforme FACHB-1375 genome window below encodes:
- a CDS encoding S8 family serine peptidase — MSTFDIGSIDNQYTGTDALSIAYPDDTYSFKLTDPSSLKLSLTGMSDSVDWQLKNSLGKILYSGSVNATNPEGINLYNLVAGDYSLQLSQVSGDTNYTLNIDPLTGLDVESGYFTVGEAGKVEVDYLIDGGWYQGELAIFSLTGMELFEPGKEAFIKEASRRSLSNSTEGYVAIADRTEGAKFSPTFPWGDNYNAGEYKNIKTFYMKPGDKFGFMLVPNGTVQEVFDNPKIGGAKLPLFSLATANPLDAFQVGQIADVTGDSKIFVMEDKRIDTGSDKDYNDVVFRVTGAKGVTVKLDDVIAPDKDWRDTEVGENLKDYINTPPQFLQFNTNAVYQSGESINLIDAKVFDENGDLDKVELFWLKDGNEIKHDIISQFTVNENWATFKYSWKPTTPGNYQIKAIAYDKYGYNHPQESHQSDEFIKNIRVNSPPEQLQFRIDRNLYNAGEQISITDAKVYEADGFGDLSKVQFWLKKDNGEWLPSNPIANFSDLQQNWGGFNYDLPKEVGNYQLKAVAYDKTNAVSNEVIQSFSVQKTPEPDVPQPVINTPPDSLQFNLQAAYNYGDTINLTDGKVYDANGWADIRNVHITVRKDDGQPTDYYVTNFQQGEDNNWGIFNYSWNGLTAGNYYLEASASDGVNSSNIVSKSFSIITPPDVLPPVPINRAPESLEFSILPLYTNTEKISFSWGKVSDPDGANDIDNVYFWLGTLDGKGFGVGDVRHGENPNFTYDRPDRARFDFSVDLQSKNLAPGRYQLWAIAQDKAGNYSTPNSQNFSIITEPGESELSDEQRLAIANAANLENYDPEALAKTRQWVVWVTPDKYLPNLAEQWGIVDKGATEYIPNTYIWEFPENITPDVAVNLLNSHSQEGVEFFYPLVPTQLTPQFIPNDVLFPDQWHLRNIGQTGGTVGADANVTPAWDIPVPGNPSQTVRGRGVVIGIVDDGVQYTHPELQANYRSDLSRDFNETVGPNGIYSYREQPNFNYDFDAAPTYKTTIIKQFKQRIKDGRGDSDYFFDAPLTGVLTDLNVGFNIAHPQVSELDAWLRSPDNPVFDPLVTTGGTRNKRLPGGGEDGDIPPIELFRNVGGNGANFLNTILDDEANKSIQDVTADAPFSGSFYPKDKLANFDRLYAGGNWNLRIADNKFNGIGGQFNNWGMQLDTYNPHGTSVAGIAAASGNNRMGVTGVSPDAGLAGLRLIADEVTDKQIADALSYKNQNIDIYNNSWKEEEALSASPQSLAAIKTGVTEGRQNKLGNIYVFAGGNNRWDGGNVNYNGFANSRYVIPVAAIDHNGEYTWYSEEGAPLLVSAYSSSVNKSDNQPAGVTTTDMLGNQGFDPSDYTSRFSGTSSAAPLVSGVVALMLEANPNLSWRDVQHILVNTAKKNDPNNEDWKQNGAGRWVNHNYGFGAIDAAAAVSAATNWKPVDQEVRISSSIVKNVLDTILDDNNQGLFSKINIDSDITVEKVEVQFNTKPLTSGSAKWQYWGDLRVVLTSPDGTESILAEPHKLANDPDSYNIDAKTNVFTWNFTSARHWGESSKGEWKLQVYDLEDNEIQGYWNSWKLNIYGTQPTVTISAKDSNAIEDGNAGQFVVTRTGNTDKPLTVNYSIAGNAINGIDYKTLSGSITIPVGATMATIPIIPLADAEVEGNETVEVSLIDNAAYNLGTDKIGTVTIENRTDTSQYDPFVYTNPANGHLYILSQPDTWLGAQEQAKTLGGNLVTVNNAAENNWLVNTFGKKPFWIGLTDSSIYGTTEGSFKWVSGEPVTYTNWDGANPDNFQFTPEGEDFVHINQGVGGTWNDLKHDYFVTQGIIEIDPATLTKPIVTIRATDAKAGEDGNAGQLIVTRIGNTTDPLTVNYSVFGNAINGTDYRNLTGNITISAGASVASIPIIPIADNQVEGDETIAVKLLGNAAYNVAPSETATATIANSNTSPINPIIYTNSATGNKYFLSTADTWLGAQEQAKAAGGNLVTINDAAENNWLFNTFGGSSKWMGLTDSPIYNAKEGNYKWVSGEPVNYINWRPLQPDNTLHTPEGEDFSEFLATRLWNDMPNDQNWIRQGIVEIPAQIPTNNWTAKFINRTSANIADRTTYDFSNPAAILDLGDQHQGSSDGSLRLYQNWGDGSPTNSVQTDNFAMEAWTRANFEAGKLYKITTDSDDGTWFRLKNVQTGQWTGDSVVLGGDGADWRDRSTAMPPRTIFFKVPESGEYDFYVQYYERAIGAVVDIKVEEAKVFQDSVNESQRWESTVFWWDRKLGNVPPEDFYNSQNNIIGVVDQGSNTRSDGKKGIKFSDVDYESLNNDVRLPDNNYAIQSYTQTNLEAGVKYRAKVTADDGFQLLAKNANTNQLVYITPKDQWQQAYGGTTVDFEVSQDGLYDMYFNYYEERGDAALDLSWEIIPFNGRLLATTTTNIRSGPGTSYSLVGTIPYDGTSKTVTFDKWTIGEWVDYTAELGTKSNEWYRIKGTNQWISAAIVGQKQYVDI; from the coding sequence ATGTCCACTTTCGATATCGGTTCGATCGACAACCAGTACACAGGTACAGACGCTCTTAGCATAGCGTACCCCGATGATACCTACAGCTTCAAACTTACTGACCCCAGCAGCTTAAAGCTATCCCTCACCGGAATGAGCGACTCAGTTGACTGGCAACTTAAGAACAGTTTAGGTAAAATTTTGTACAGCGGTTCGGTTAACGCCACGAATCCAGAAGGTATTAATCTATATAATTTGGTGGCTGGTGACTATTCTCTACAATTGTCCCAAGTGAGTGGCGATACTAACTACACCCTGAATATCGACCCCCTGACTGGCTTGGACGTGGAATCGGGTTATTTTACTGTCGGGGAAGCAGGAAAAGTAGAAGTAGATTACTTAATTGATGGGGGCTGGTATCAAGGTGAATTAGCTATTTTCAGTTTAACTGGAATGGAGTTATTCGAGCCGGGAAAAGAAGCATTTATTAAAGAAGCTTCGCGGCGGTCTTTAAGCAATTCAACTGAAGGCTATGTAGCCATTGCCGATCGCACAGAAGGAGCAAAATTTAGTCCGACTTTTCCTTGGGGAGATAACTATAACGCGGGAGAATATAAAAATATCAAAACTTTTTATATGAAGCCTGGGGATAAATTTGGCTTTATGCTTGTCCCCAACGGTACTGTGCAGGAAGTGTTTGATAATCCCAAGATTGGCGGTGCAAAACTTCCTTTATTTTCCCTCGCTACTGCGAATCCTCTGGATGCTTTCCAAGTCGGTCAAATTGCGGATGTGACTGGTGATAGCAAAATATTTGTGATGGAGGATAAGCGGATTGATACTGGCTCGGATAAAGATTATAATGATGTGGTTTTTCGGGTAACTGGTGCTAAGGGAGTTACTGTTAAACTGGATGATGTAATTGCTCCCGATAAGGATTGGCGCGATACAGAAGTTGGAGAAAATTTAAAGGATTATATCAATACTCCACCGCAGTTTTTGCAGTTTAATACGAATGCGGTTTATCAATCCGGTGAGAGTATTAATTTGATTGATGCTAAGGTTTTTGATGAAAATGGAGACTTGGATAAAGTAGAGTTGTTCTGGTTAAAAGATGGTAATGAAATCAAACATGATATTATCAGTCAATTCACGGTGAATGAGAACTGGGCGACATTCAAGTATTCTTGGAAACCTACCACACCTGGGAATTATCAAATCAAGGCGATCGCCTACGACAAATATGGCTACAATCACCCACAAGAAAGTCATCAAAGCGACGAATTTATTAAAAATATTCGGGTAAATTCACCACCCGAACAACTGCAATTCAGGATTGACAGGAATCTCTATAACGCTGGCGAACAGATTAGCATTACGGATGCTAAAGTATATGAAGCTGATGGTTTTGGCGACTTAAGTAAAGTACAGTTTTGGCTAAAAAAAGATAATGGTGAATGGTTACCAAGTAATCCGATCGCTAATTTTAGTGATTTGCAACAAAACTGGGGTGGATTTAATTACGATTTGCCTAAAGAGGTTGGTAATTATCAGTTGAAAGCAGTTGCTTACGATAAAACAAATGCTGTTAGCAATGAGGTTATTCAAAGTTTTTCTGTCCAGAAAACACCAGAGCCAGATGTGCCACAACCTGTAATTAACACACCACCTGATTCTCTGCAATTTAACTTACAGGCTGCTTATAACTATGGCGACACTATAAACTTGACAGATGGTAAAGTTTATGATGCTAATGGTTGGGCAGATATCAGAAATGTACATATTACCGTTAGAAAGGATGACGGCCAACCCACGGATTATTATGTGACAAACTTCCAGCAAGGTGAGGATAATAACTGGGGAATATTTAACTATAGTTGGAATGGATTAACGGCAGGAAACTATTATTTGGAAGCAAGTGCAAGCGATGGAGTTAATTCCAGTAATATCGTCTCGAAATCTTTTAGCATTATTACACCACCAGATGTATTACCTCCAGTGCCGATTAACAGAGCGCCGGAATCTTTAGAATTCAGTATTTTACCTCTCTATACAAATACTGAAAAAATCAGTTTCAGTTGGGGAAAAGTTTCCGATCCGGATGGCGCTAACGATATAGATAACGTATATTTTTGGTTGGGAACGCTGGATGGTAAAGGTTTTGGCGTTGGTGATGTTAGACATGGAGAAAATCCAAATTTTACATACGATCGCCCAGACAGAGCTAGGTTTGATTTCAGTGTAGATTTACAATCGAAAAACTTAGCTCCAGGTCGCTATCAATTGTGGGCGATCGCGCAAGACAAAGCCGGAAATTACAGTACCCCAAATAGCCAAAACTTTTCCATTATTACAGAGCCGGGTGAAAGCGAATTATCGGATGAACAAAGATTAGCAATAGCAAATGCGGCTAACTTGGAAAATTACGATCCGGAAGCATTAGCCAAAACGCGACAATGGGTAGTTTGGGTAACTCCAGATAAATACTTGCCGAATTTAGCCGAACAATGGGGAATTGTCGATAAAGGTGCGACGGAATATATCCCGAACACTTACATCTGGGAATTTCCTGAGAATATTACCCCGGATGTTGCTGTTAATCTTTTGAACTCGCATTCACAGGAGGGAGTGGAATTTTTCTATCCGCTTGTTCCTACTCAATTAACACCGCAATTTATACCCAATGATGTATTGTTCCCCGATCAGTGGCACTTGCGAAATATCGGTCAAACTGGAGGTACTGTTGGTGCTGATGCGAATGTCACACCCGCCTGGGATATTCCCGTTCCGGGAAACCCCTCCCAAACAGTACGGGGAAGAGGGGTTGTTATCGGTATAGTGGATGATGGTGTGCAATATACCCACCCAGAATTGCAAGCTAATTATCGATCGGATTTGAGCCGAGATTTTAACGAAACGGTAGGCCCAAATGGTATCTATTCCTATAGAGAACAACCGAATTTCAATTACGATTTCGATGCCGCACCTACCTACAAGACTACTATTATCAAGCAATTTAAGCAGCGAATTAAGGATGGTCGCGGTGACAGCGACTACTTTTTCGATGCTCCTTTAACTGGGGTTTTAACGGATTTAAATGTTGGTTTTAATATCGCACATCCGCAGGTCAGCGAGTTAGATGCTTGGCTGCGTAGTCCAGACAATCCTGTATTCGATCCTCTTGTCACGACGGGAGGCACTCGCAATAAGAGACTTCCTGGAGGGGGAGAGGATGGGGATATACCCCCGATCGAGCTTTTCAGGAATGTGGGCGGTAATGGTGCTAATTTCTTGAATACGATATTAGATGACGAGGCAAATAAATCCATCCAAGATGTCACGGCAGATGCACCTTTTAGTGGCAGTTTTTATCCCAAGGATAAACTTGCCAATTTTGATAGGCTGTATGCAGGTGGTAACTGGAATTTAAGAATTGCAGACAATAAGTTTAACGGAATTGGCGGTCAATTTAATAATTGGGGGATGCAGTTAGATACTTACAATCCGCACGGTACATCTGTGGCCGGGATAGCAGCAGCTAGTGGTAACAATCGCATGGGTGTGACTGGTGTATCTCCCGATGCAGGTTTAGCGGGATTGCGGCTAATTGCTGATGAGGTGACAGATAAACAAATAGCCGATGCTCTGTCTTACAAGAATCAGAATATCGATATTTACAATAACAGTTGGAAAGAAGAAGAGGCGCTAAGTGCTTCACCGCAGAGTTTGGCAGCGATAAAGACAGGAGTTACCGAGGGAAGACAAAACAAATTGGGTAATATTTATGTGTTTGCGGGTGGCAATAATAGGTGGGATGGCGGTAATGTGAATTACAATGGGTTTGCCAATTCTAGGTATGTTATACCAGTAGCCGCGATCGATCACAATGGCGAGTATACTTGGTACAGCGAAGAAGGAGCGCCGCTGTTAGTTTCGGCTTATTCCAGTTCCGTCAATAAATCTGATAATCAGCCTGCTGGTGTTACCACAACCGATATGTTGGGAAACCAAGGTTTCGATCCCTCTGATTACACCAGTCGTTTTAGCGGTACTTCTTCCGCAGCGCCTTTAGTATCGGGTGTAGTTGCTTTGATGTTGGAGGCTAATCCTAATCTAAGTTGGCGCGATGTGCAGCATATTCTGGTGAATACTGCTAAGAAAAATGACCCGAATAATGAAGATTGGAAACAAAATGGTGCAGGACGTTGGGTTAACCACAATTATGGTTTTGGCGCTATTGATGCGGCGGCGGCGGTGAGTGCTGCTACTAACTGGAAGCCTGTTGACCAAGAGGTCAGAATTAGTTCCAGTATTGTCAAAAATGTACTCGATACTATTCTTGATGACAACAATCAAGGATTGTTTTCAAAGATTAATATTGATAGCGATATCACTGTTGAAAAAGTCGAGGTACAATTCAATACTAAACCTCTTACCAGCGGCTCTGCAAAGTGGCAATACTGGGGCGATTTGCGAGTGGTGCTAACTTCTCCAGACGGTACAGAGTCGATTTTGGCAGAACCGCACAAACTCGCCAATGACCCGGATTCATATAATATTGATGCAAAAACAAATGTGTTTACGTGGAACTTTACTTCTGCGCGTCACTGGGGTGAGTCGTCTAAGGGAGAATGGAAGTTACAGGTTTACGATTTGGAAGACAACGAGATTCAGGGGTATTGGAATTCCTGGAAATTGAATATTTACGGAACTCAACCCACTGTCACAATTTCTGCTAAAGATTCCAATGCCATAGAAGATGGCAATGCCGGACAATTTGTTGTCACCCGTACAGGTAATACAGATAAACCATTAACTGTGAATTATTCTATTGCAGGAAATGCTATTAATGGCATAGATTACAAAACTCTTAGCGGTAGCATAACAATTCCGGTTGGTGCAACAATGGCGACAATTCCAATTATTCCGCTTGCTGATGCTGAGGTGGAAGGAAATGAGACAGTAGAGGTCAGTTTAATTGATAATGCTGCCTATAATTTAGGTACTGATAAGATCGGAACGGTAACTATTGAAAACAGGACTGACACTTCTCAATATGACCCATTTGTTTATACCAATCCTGCCAATGGTCATTTATATATTTTGAGTCAGCCTGATACTTGGTTAGGCGCTCAAGAACAGGCGAAGACATTAGGGGGAAACCTGGTTACAGTTAATAATGCTGCTGAAAATAATTGGTTAGTTAATACCTTTGGTAAAAAACCTTTTTGGATTGGATTGACAGATAGTTCTATATATGGAACAACTGAAGGTAGTTTCAAATGGGTAAGTGGAGAACCTGTAACTTATACTAACTGGGATGGAGCCAATCCTGATAACTTTCAGTTTACTCCTGAAGGAGAAGACTTTGTTCATATCAATCAAGGAGTTGGTGGAACATGGAACGATCTAAAACATGACTATTTCGTTACTCAAGGTATTATCGAAATTGACCCCGCGACTCTCACTAAACCTATAGTTACAATTCGAGCTACCGATGCTAAAGCTGGAGAAGATGGTAATGCAGGGCAACTCATTGTTACTCGCATCGGCAATACAACAGATCCGCTAACAGTAAATTATTCAGTTTTCGGTAATGCAATTAATGGCACAGACTACAGGAATTTGACGGGTAATATTACTATTTCTGCTGGTGCATCAGTTGCATCAATTCCGATTATTCCAATTGCTGACAACCAGGTAGAGGGTGATGAAACTATTGCGGTGAAACTTTTGGGGAATGCTGCTTACAATGTTGCTCCATCTGAAACAGCAACAGCGACGATCGCTAATAGCAATACTTCACCTATCAACCCTATCATCTATACTAATTCTGCTACTGGGAATAAATATTTCCTAAGTACAGCCGATACTTGGTTAGGCGCACAAGAACAGGCAAAAGCAGCAGGTGGCAACCTAGTTACAATTAATGATGCAGCGGAGAATAATTGGTTATTTAACACCTTTGGCGGAAGTTCTAAATGGATGGGTTTAACAGATAGCCCCATTTACAATGCAAAGGAAGGCAATTATAAGTGGGTGAGTGGAGAACCAGTTAACTATATCAATTGGCGTCCTCTGCAACCAGATAACACTCTCCATACACCTGAAGGTGAAGATTTTAGTGAATTTCTTGCAACTAGACTGTGGAATGATATGCCGAATGACCAAAATTGGATTCGCCAAGGTATTGTAGAAATTCCGGCTCAAATACCTACAAATAACTGGACTGCCAAATTTATCAATCGCACTTCTGCAAATATAGCCGATCGCACCACCTACGATTTCAGCAATCCAGCAGCTATCCTAGATTTGGGCGACCAACATCAAGGAAGTAGTGATGGAAGCTTACGTCTATATCAAAATTGGGGGGATGGAAGTCCTACAAACAGTGTCCAAACTGATAACTTTGCAATGGAAGCTTGGACTCGTGCTAATTTTGAAGCTGGTAAACTTTACAAGATTACCACTGATTCTGATGATGGAACTTGGTTCAGACTTAAAAATGTTCAAACTGGGCAATGGACTGGCGATAGCGTAGTATTAGGTGGTGATGGAGCAGACTGGCGCGATCGTAGCACTGCTATGCCTCCCAGAACAATCTTTTTCAAAGTTCCCGAATCTGGAGAATATGATTTCTATGTCCAATACTACGAAAGAGCTATCGGTGCAGTAGTTGATATCAAAGTAGAAGAAGCTAAAGTATTCCAAGATTCAGTTAATGAATCCCAACGCTGGGAATCGACAGTCTTTTGGTGGGATAGAAAGTTAGGAAATGTACCTCCTGAAGATTTCTATAACAGCCAAAACAATATAATTGGTGTAGTCGATCAAGGATCTAATACTCGCAGCGATGGCAAAAAAGGAATCAAATTTAGTGACGTTGACTACGAATCTCTAAATAACGATGTACGTTTGCCTGATAACAACTATGCGATTCAAAGCTACACTCAAACCAATTTAGAAGCAGGCGTGAAATATCGAGCAAAAGTAACTGCTGATGACGGATTCCAGTTACTTGCCAAGAATGCAAATACTAATCAATTGGTTTATATCACACCTAAAGATCAATGGCAGCAAGCTTATGGAGGTACAACAGTTGATTTTGAAGTATCTCAAGATGGTTTGTATGATATGTACTTCAATTACTATGAAGAACGTGGGGATGCGGCCTTAGATTTGTCTTGGGAAATTATTCCATTTAATGGAAGATTACTAGCAACTACGACGACGAATATTCGCTCCGGCCCTGGCACCAGTTATTCTCTAGTTGGTACGATTCCGTATGATGGAACATCCAAAACCGTAACTTTTGACAAATGGACGATAGGAGAATGGGTAGATTATACGGCAGAGTTAGGAACAAAAAGTAATGAATGGTATCGCATAAAAGGCACAAACCAGTGGATTTCGGCAGCAATTGTGGGTCAAAAACAATATGTAGATATTTAG
- a CDS encoding ester cyclase gives MVLSDVTGQPISATDTSTEMIYELRTYTVLPGKMAALLKRFREHAIRLLEKHGMTNVLYLTPEGEEKDTKLIYLLMHESKQAAEKNWAAFKNDAEWQSIFAETEANGALVEKIESLYLTPTEFSNLPGLVQRRNKAISVKFLDEFFNKKNFAVAEQFLTEDYKQHNPGVVTGRQGLIEFATEFLKANPELTMEVKRVMAEGDYVFLHVHLKFNPADRGAAVADIYRIENGKIAEHWDVMQPIPETAANDNTMF, from the coding sequence ATGGTATTAAGCGATGTGACGGGTCAACCAATTTCTGCAACCGATACATCAACAGAAATGATTTACGAATTGCGAACATACACGGTTTTACCTGGCAAGATGGCAGCTTTGCTAAAACGATTCCGCGAACACGCAATCCGACTGCTGGAAAAGCACGGTATGACGAATGTCCTCTACCTGACGCCGGAAGGTGAAGAAAAGGACACAAAATTAATCTACCTGCTGATGCACGAAAGCAAGCAAGCGGCTGAGAAAAATTGGGCTGCGTTCAAGAACGATGCTGAATGGCAATCAATTTTTGCTGAGACGGAAGCAAACGGCGCTCTTGTCGAGAAAATCGAAAGCCTTTACCTAACTCCCACGGAATTCTCCAACTTACCTGGACTTGTGCAGCGTCGCAATAAAGCTATTTCTGTAAAGTTCCTTGATGAGTTTTTCAACAAAAAAAACTTTGCCGTAGCCGAACAGTTCTTAACGGAGGACTACAAGCAGCACAATCCAGGTGTAGTTACCGGTCGTCAAGGGCTGATAGAATTCGCCACAGAGTTCTTAAAGGCAAATCCCGAACTGACGATGGAAGTTAAGCGTGTCATGGCGGAGGGAGACTACGTATTCCTACACGTACATCTCAAGTTCAATCCCGCAGACCGTGGTGCAGCTGTAGCAGATATTTACCGCATAGAAAATGGCAAAATTGCCGAACATTGGGATGTCATGCAGCCAATTCCCGAAACTGCTGCCAACGACAATACGATGTTTTAA
- a CDS encoding ankyrin repeat domain-containing protein yields MTSTLDKDVLLRRAAQNGEIDRVQVLLAEGANINATDKDGTTALMFAARNGYTDVVRLLLEAGANINLPRRLYKLTALMLAAASNQVDVIPTLLASGADVDAKNIDGSTALMVAALKGHAQVVRILLDAGAQVNIKDKDEDTALTIAAEHGHTEVVQALLSAGAEVNVTSGGETALTLAAGLNYPEAVKVLLAGGADANAKTQEGRTALMLAAESGYKSIVEQLLAASTSGLWDNLKILPPHKQTIIDLNAKDKEGETALTLAADQGHTAIVQALLNAGADVNAKNLDGWTALMAAAAGGYTAIVTTLLDKGADVNAKDTDGETALHLAVVEGYAEVVQLLLDRGADVGVRNELGDTALHLAALQNYSDIVISLLEKGANPNAKNLGETPLTMAVGRRNTATVRELLNSGGDPNVPDDDGKTALIKASEQNDLSLMRLLISAGADVNVQDRLGATATIWAASRGYVEAVKLLLDSGADASIKNKGGYTALTIAELNGHRSIVKLLKEVGVQE; encoded by the coding sequence ATGACTTCCACATTAGATAAAGATGTCTTATTAAGACGGGCAGCTCAAAACGGCGAAATCGATCGAGTACAAGTACTACTGGCTGAAGGTGCCAATATCAACGCCACAGACAAAGACGGTACCACTGCTTTGATGTTTGCCGCCCGCAATGGCTACACAGATGTTGTGCGACTGCTGTTAGAAGCAGGTGCAAACATTAACCTGCCTAGAAGATTGTACAAGCTAACAGCTTTAATGTTGGCAGCTGCCAGTAACCAAGTTGATGTCATTCCAACTTTGCTGGCAAGCGGCGCAGACGTAGATGCCAAAAATATCGACGGTAGCACCGCCTTAATGGTAGCGGCCTTGAAAGGTCATGCCCAGGTGGTACGGATATTGCTCGATGCGGGTGCCCAAGTCAACATTAAAGATAAAGATGAAGATACTGCTTTAACCATAGCCGCCGAACACGGTCACACAGAGGTCGTGCAAGCATTGCTGTCGGCTGGTGCGGAGGTAAATGTAACCAGTGGCGGAGAAACAGCTCTGACTCTAGCGGCAGGTCTAAATTACCCTGAAGCGGTCAAGGTGTTGTTAGCTGGCGGGGCAGATGCAAATGCCAAAACCCAAGAGGGCAGAACCGCGCTGATGTTAGCAGCCGAGTCCGGTTATAAATCGATCGTCGAGCAGTTGTTGGCTGCATCTACTTCCGGCTTGTGGGATAACTTAAAAATATTGCCGCCGCACAAGCAAACTATTATTGACCTTAATGCTAAAGACAAAGAGGGCGAGACCGCTTTAACGCTGGCAGCCGATCAGGGACACACTGCGATCGTACAAGCATTGCTCAACGCCGGTGCAGATGTAAATGCCAAAAATTTAGATGGATGGACAGCTCTAATGGCAGCCGCAGCAGGCGGTTATACTGCTATTGTCACTACTTTGCTGGACAAAGGTGCTGATGTTAACGCTAAAGATACGGATGGCGAAACTGCTTTACACCTGGCTGTAGTAGAAGGTTATGCTGAAGTAGTGCAACTTCTGCTCGATCGAGGAGCTGACGTTGGCGTGAGAAACGAACTTGGCGACACAGCTCTACACTTAGCAGCTTTACAAAATTACAGCGATATTGTAATATCTCTGCTAGAAAAGGGAGCCAATCCCAACGCCAAAAACCTCGGCGAGACGCCTTTAACTATGGCGGTAGGTCGTAGAAACACTGCTACAGTGAGAGAACTTCTCAATAGCGGTGGCGATCCCAACGTTCCAGATGATGATGGAAAAACTGCTTTGATAAAGGCATCTGAGCAAAACGATCTCTCCCTGATGCGGCTTTTAATTTCAGCGGGTGCTGATGTCAACGTTCAAGATCGTCTTGGTGCTACTGCGACAATCTGGGCGGCATCGCGGGGTTATGTGGAAGCTGTAAAACTTTTGCTGGACTCCGGTGCGGATGCGAGCATCAAAAATAAGGGTGGTTACACGGCTTTAACGATCGCTGAATTAAATGGCCACCGCAGTATTGTGAAATTGCTCAAAGAAGTTGGCGTACAGGAGTAG
- a CDS encoding DUF4079 domain-containing protein — MSLEIPASVKVWSQFIHPVVMWVLLVISLYAMYLGIQVQRTRFAEGETKKELIKGRYNIRHYQIGSLLLALMVVATVFAMGVTYINNGKLFVSPHLLVGLTMTALIATSAALSPLMQKGNDFARYTHIFLNVVLVGLFGWQAVTGMEIVQRIISKM, encoded by the coding sequence ATGAGCTTGGAAATCCCCGCGTCCGTTAAAGTTTGGAGTCAGTTTATCCATCCCGTTGTCATGTGGGTACTTTTAGTCATATCCCTATATGCTATGTACCTGGGCATTCAAGTCCAACGCACGAGATTTGCAGAAGGGGAAACCAAGAAAGAGTTAATTAAGGGTAGGTATAACATCCGGCACTACCAAATCGGTTCTCTCCTTTTGGCATTGATGGTTGTTGCCACAGTTTTCGCTATGGGCGTTACCTACATTAACAATGGCAAGCTGTTTGTCAGCCCTCACCTACTGGTAGGATTGACCATGACAGCTTTAATTGCGACTTCTGCCGCTCTTTCTCCCTTGATGCAGAAAGGAAATGATTTCGCTCGCTACACCCACATTTTCTTGAATGTTGTTCTTGTGGGACTTTTTGGCTGGCAAGCCGTAACAGGTATGGAGATTGTACAAAGGATTATTAGCAAAATGTAA
- a CDS encoding DUF1997 domain-containing protein: MQSQYSEYQSLEGSEAILEIVPDSADIDQSTGQTANEIEPVCFHGFFEDYMEMYADAQTVANYLDAHQGWFRRCAHPMQAELIGKNGYALTIGRFGSFGYVVEPKIGLELLPAEEGIYRIRTIAVPNYVPPGYDVDFNATQWLVETTASELDRNLEAVVGDHRVTKVEWQLDLKVTVQFPRFIYRLPMSLIQSTGDRLLAQIVRQVNRRLTYKVQQDFHTSLNLPMPGKTRKRAA, translated from the coding sequence ATGCAATCACAGTACAGTGAATATCAATCCTTAGAGGGTAGCGAAGCAATTTTGGAAATCGTGCCAGATTCTGCCGATATTGACCAATCAACAGGACAAACAGCCAACGAGATCGAGCCAGTTTGCTTTCACGGCTTCTTTGAAGATTATATGGAAATGTATGCCGACGCTCAAACCGTTGCCAACTATTTAGATGCTCACCAAGGATGGTTTCGCCGTTGCGCCCACCCTATGCAAGCCGAACTGATAGGTAAAAATGGCTATGCTTTGACGATCGGGCGTTTTGGTTCGTTTGGTTATGTGGTCGAACCCAAAATTGGTTTGGAGTTGCTACCGGCAGAAGAAGGAATATACCGCATCCGCACGATCGCCGTACCAAATTATGTGCCTCCCGGTTATGATGTAGACTTTAACGCTACGCAATGGTTAGTAGAAACTACGGCAAGTGAATTGGATCGAAATTTGGAAGCTGTCGTGGGCGACCATAGAGTAACGAAGGTAGAGTGGCAACTAGACCTAAAAGTTACCGTTCAGTTTCCTCGGTTTATTTACCGCTTGCCGATGTCTTTGATTCAAAGTACGGGCGATCGGCTATTAGCTCAAATTGTCCGCCAAGTCAACCGGCGCTTGACTTACAAAGTGCAGCAAGACTTTCATACAAGCTTGAATTTGCCCATGCCAGGAAAGACGAGAAAGCGGGCAGCTTAG